One region of Mesobacillus boroniphilus genomic DNA includes:
- a CDS encoding ArsR/SmtB family transcription factor, which yields MQSSTARYDVFQAVADPTRRKILKLLADKEMPIASITEKFPITRTAVNKHLFVLSEAGLVSSKKIGRETRYALQPEPLQELQKWLSFFEIYWDNKLSALKNFVESDDE from the coding sequence ATGCAATCCTCTACAGCGAGATATGATGTGTTCCAAGCTGTTGCAGATCCAACTCGCCGAAAAATACTTAAGCTGCTTGCTGACAAGGAGATGCCGATTGCGTCCATAACTGAGAAATTTCCGATTACCAGGACAGCCGTCAATAAGCATTTATTTGTGTTATCAGAAGCAGGTCTGGTTTCGAGTAAAAAAATTGGACGTGAAACTCGTTATGCATTACAGCCAGAGCCGCTTCAGGAATTGCAGAAATGGCTTTCATTTTTCGAGATATATTGGGATAACAAACTATCTGCACTTAAAAATTTCGTGGAATCGGATGATGAATAG
- a CDS encoding STAS domain-containing protein, with amino-acid sequence MEATFEQRDEVTEFIKANRELFEKKLLSEAVNVASKIHEILQKGNIDLLKNAEKLIVYIVEQQEEELIAFAEQEGVAWAEHSLTVAFKLEWIQAIRRTLWHFLYEFDQSNNSYSDRDDFFPLEKKINDQVDQFLNTFFLTYTKYREELLNSQRKLVEHLSVPIIPVSASVAVLPLIGMIDEYRMLIIEEKVLMDISRLKVQTLILDLSGIADMELNVIDHFQKVLNGVSMMGSKAVITGMRPELVTKMIHSGINFEQKAETRGTLQQTLKSFLDSEFKR; translated from the coding sequence ATGGAAGCAACTTTTGAGCAAAGAGATGAAGTGACTGAGTTCATCAAAGCTAATCGGGAGCTTTTTGAGAAAAAGTTATTATCAGAGGCGGTCAATGTTGCGTCTAAAATTCATGAGATTCTCCAAAAAGGGAATATCGACCTTTTAAAGAACGCTGAAAAATTAATTGTCTACATAGTGGAGCAGCAAGAAGAGGAACTAATTGCCTTTGCTGAGCAAGAAGGAGTGGCCTGGGCAGAACATTCATTGACAGTTGCTTTTAAATTGGAGTGGATACAAGCAATCAGAAGAACTTTGTGGCACTTTTTATACGAATTCGACCAGTCGAATAATAGTTACTCTGACCGAGACGACTTTTTTCCGCTTGAGAAAAAGATTAATGACCAGGTCGACCAATTCCTGAATACGTTTTTCTTAACTTACACCAAGTACAGGGAAGAACTCCTCAACTCGCAGAGAAAATTAGTTGAACACTTGTCTGTTCCAATCATCCCCGTCAGTGCATCTGTCGCTGTCTTGCCTTTGATCGGCATGATAGACGAATACAGAATGCTGATTATTGAAGAAAAGGTTCTAATGGATATATCAAGATTGAAGGTTCAAACTCTAATTTTGGACTTATCAGGAATTGCTGACATGGAATTGAATGTGATTGACCATTTCCAGAAAGTGTTGAATGGTGTTTCAATGATGGGATCAAAGGCTGTTATAACTGGAATGCGCCCTGAACTTGTTACTAAGATGATCCATTCAGGAATCAACTTTGAACAAAAGGCAGAAACAAGAGGAACACTTCAGCAAACACTGAAGTCCTTCCTTGATAGTGAATTCAAAAGATAA
- a CDS encoding DEAD/DEAH box helicase, with the protein MDIKLNQKAIKDLCGTVSFKRGDAFYRADKVEFTDYNEKRVNATVTGADVFHVTVTETGDRRFTTECTCPKLASVKHECQHVAAVLLALLDKQKQGTSTAIKNNDQLGDGLAEGLLTIFSEGPRRTSGHQLHFETRKILNTVFNIEPIEISNDQMMLGVSMSIGPIEIEDISRFLMSVANRESASLSDLFTYNPKHHCFQNDIDSIIKILIQIVQDSDLVFKNDHDTSTLVIPPSFWQQLLALLEKVPDVKLKEEGKVTGPFSVLNERLPLLFNFEKITEKDYALKIAGISDLIVLHKYDLVWSNAQLIQLSTEDCSRLFELKNMLAQSKTDNIPILQDQMGFFVEKVVPGLRRIGEVLIDGDITKQFLTEPLTAKLYLDRVNNRLLAGVEFQYGKIVFNPLEDREPKVNSLLIRDMVKEDLILELLDEGSFGKTDGGYFLHNEELEYEFLYHVMPKLQKLIQIYATTAVRNRIFREPARPQIRVKVKKERTNWLEFKFEMDGIPEKHIRDILEALEEKRKYYRLRNGALMSLETKEWEEIHRFLKAGPIQDEDLEKGLNVPIVRGIQMLESFEDGSVLRLEDSFRSFLEEISTPGKVKFDVPDRLVSILREYQKQGYQWMKTLASYGFGGILADDMGLGKTLQSITYIASELSDVRERQRPILIVCPSSLVYNWLSEFMKFTPEIQAVIIDGNKAERSKLLNDVSGIDVVITSYMLLRRDIHLYEKIKFHTVFFDEAQAFKNPLTQTAKAVMNIQADHRFALTGTPIENSIEELWSIFRVVLPELFQGLKEYSNLTSKTIARRVRPFLLRRLKEEVLWELPEKIESIDRVELLPEQKKLYATYLAKLRHQTLKQLDKNTIRKNRIKILAGLTRLRQICCHPALFVDGYQGSSAKFEQLKQIIEESRFAGRRVLIFSQFTKMLDLIGRELAYEGIPFFYLDGQTPAEERVQTCEKFNAGERDFFLISLKAGGTGLNLTGADTVILYDLWWNPAVEEQAADRAHRMGQKNKVQVIKLIARGTIEEKMNELQDKKRNMIEEIIEEKGSASLTEEDIREILMI; encoded by the coding sequence ATGGATATTAAACTAAATCAAAAAGCCATCAAGGATTTATGCGGAACTGTTTCCTTCAAACGAGGAGATGCGTTTTACCGTGCGGATAAAGTCGAGTTTACAGACTACAATGAGAAGCGGGTGAATGCAACCGTGACAGGGGCGGATGTATTCCATGTCACTGTTACCGAAACTGGGGACAGACGTTTCACAACTGAGTGTACATGTCCAAAGCTTGCGTCTGTCAAACATGAGTGCCAGCATGTGGCCGCGGTCTTGCTGGCGCTTTTGGATAAGCAAAAGCAGGGGACATCAACTGCGATAAAAAATAATGATCAATTGGGAGATGGTCTGGCTGAAGGACTGCTGACTATTTTCAGTGAAGGACCTCGTAGGACAAGCGGTCACCAGCTTCACTTTGAAACAAGGAAGATACTGAACACTGTGTTCAACATCGAGCCGATTGAAATCAGTAATGATCAAATGATGCTGGGTGTTTCGATGAGTATCGGTCCGATCGAAATCGAAGATATTTCGAGATTCCTGATGAGTGTGGCAAACAGGGAGTCCGCATCGCTATCAGATTTGTTCACCTATAATCCAAAGCATCATTGTTTTCAAAATGATATCGACTCAATCATTAAAATACTTATCCAAATCGTCCAGGACTCAGATCTAGTATTCAAGAACGATCATGATACCTCAACCTTGGTTATTCCGCCATCCTTTTGGCAGCAGCTATTGGCGCTGCTGGAAAAGGTTCCGGATGTGAAGTTGAAGGAGGAGGGAAAGGTCACTGGTCCGTTTTCTGTTTTGAACGAAAGACTTCCGCTTTTGTTCAATTTTGAAAAAATCACTGAGAAGGACTATGCGTTAAAAATTGCTGGTATATCTGATTTGATCGTTCTTCATAAATATGACCTCGTTTGGTCGAATGCCCAATTGATCCAGCTCAGCACCGAGGATTGCAGCAGGTTATTTGAACTGAAAAATATGCTTGCTCAATCCAAAACGGATAACATCCCGATTTTACAGGATCAAATGGGTTTCTTTGTGGAAAAAGTCGTGCCAGGCCTGCGACGTATTGGGGAAGTTCTAATAGATGGCGATATAACGAAGCAATTTTTAACAGAACCATTGACCGCAAAGCTATATCTTGATCGCGTAAATAACCGATTGCTGGCCGGGGTCGAGTTCCAGTATGGAAAAATCGTTTTCAATCCGCTCGAGGACAGGGAACCGAAAGTGAATTCGCTGTTAATCAGGGACATGGTCAAGGAGGACCTGATTCTGGAGTTGCTAGATGAAGGTTCATTTGGGAAAACGGATGGCGGATATTTTTTGCATAATGAAGAGCTGGAATATGAATTTCTGTATCATGTCATGCCAAAGCTGCAAAAGCTTATACAAATATATGCTACAACAGCTGTCAGGAATCGGATTTTCAGGGAGCCGGCTCGACCGCAAATACGTGTCAAGGTGAAAAAAGAGCGGACAAACTGGCTTGAATTCAAGTTTGAAATGGATGGGATTCCTGAAAAACATATCCGGGATATCCTTGAAGCGCTTGAGGAAAAACGGAAGTATTATCGTTTACGCAATGGGGCGCTAATGTCACTGGAAACGAAGGAATGGGAAGAAATCCATCGCTTCTTGAAGGCAGGGCCAATTCAGGATGAAGATTTGGAGAAAGGGTTGAATGTTCCGATTGTCCGAGGGATACAAATGCTAGAATCATTTGAGGATGGATCCGTCCTTCGATTAGAGGATTCCTTCCGGAGTTTCCTTGAAGAAATTAGCACACCTGGAAAAGTAAAGTTCGATGTTCCTGATAGATTGGTGTCAATATTACGTGAATACCAGAAACAGGGTTACCAATGGATGAAAACTCTTGCAAGTTACGGATTTGGCGGAATTCTGGCAGATGATATGGGTCTTGGTAAAACACTGCAAAGTATCACCTATATTGCTTCAGAGCTTTCCGATGTGAGGGAAAGACAACGGCCCATCCTGATTGTTTGTCCTTCGTCTCTAGTTTATAACTGGCTTAGTGAATTCATGAAATTTACTCCTGAGATTCAGGCAGTCATCATCGACGGCAATAAGGCGGAGCGGTCCAAACTGCTAAATGATGTTTCGGGTATTGATGTGGTCATTACCTCTTACATGCTTCTGCGCAGGGATATTCACCTGTACGAAAAAATTAAATTTCACACAGTCTTTTTCGATGAAGCGCAGGCTTTTAAAAATCCGCTGACTCAAACAGCAAAAGCGGTAATGAATATACAGGCTGACCACCGGTTCGCGTTGACGGGTACGCCGATTGAAAACTCGATAGAAGAGTTATGGTCTATTTTTCGGGTGGTGTTACCTGAGTTATTCCAGGGATTGAAGGAATATAGTAATCTGACAAGCAAGACCATCGCCAGGAGGGTCCGTCCATTTTTACTGCGAAGGCTAAAGGAAGAAGTGCTTTGGGAGCTGCCGGAAAAAATTGAATCAATCGATAGAGTTGAATTGTTGCCTGAACAGAAAAAGCTTTATGCTACGTACCTAGCGAAGCTGCGCCACCAGACCTTAAAGCAGCTGGATAAGAATACGATCAGGAAAAACCGAATCAAGATCCTGGCTGGCCTGACGAGATTAAGGCAAATATGCTGCCATCCCGCCTTGTTTGTAGATGGATATCAGGGCAGCTCGGCTAAATTTGAACAATTGAAACAAATTATCGAGGAGTCCAGGTTTGCTGGCAGAAGGGTGCTCATTTTTTCCCAGTTCACGAAAATGCTCGACTTGATTGGCAGGGAGTTAGCTTACGAGGGCATTCCGTTCTTTTATCTAGACGGACAGACACCTGCTGAAGAACGTGTGCAAACATGCGAAAAGTTTAATGCGGGAGAACGGGATTTTTTCCTGATTTCCTTAAAAGCCGGAGGCACAGGTTTAAACTTAACAGGAGCAGATACAGTCATCCTTTATGATCTATGGTGGAATCCGGCCGTCGAGGAGCAGGCAGCGGACCGTGCCCACCGAATGGGACAGAAAAATAAAGTCCAGGTTATTAAATTGATTGCCAGGGGAACAATCGAAGAGAAAATGAACGAGCTTCAGGATAAAAAGCGGAATATGATTGAAGAAATTATCGAAGAAAAAGGCTCAGCCTCCCTTACAGAGGAAGATATCCGGGAAATCCTGATGATCTAG